One genomic window of Micromonospora sp. WMMD1128 includes the following:
- a CDS encoding ATP-binding protein: MTNGELPAPRTVVPIETSLLIAETFDQAQVTELRHSVTSCAHAVGLAGQRLDDFVLAVNELITNAVRHGGGQGRLRLWRRTGELVCEVADHGSGISERRLRDRDRPAPETAGGWGLWLARELSDTMEVETGDAGTVVRITAALTTRQPTAGPLDG, from the coding sequence ATGACAAACGGAGAACTCCCCGCACCGCGTACGGTTGTGCCCATCGAAACCTCCCTCCTGATCGCCGAGACCTTCGACCAGGCCCAGGTGACCGAGCTTCGGCACTCGGTCACCTCCTGCGCGCACGCCGTGGGTCTCGCCGGCCAGCGGCTCGACGACTTCGTGCTGGCGGTCAACGAGCTGATCACCAACGCGGTCCGGCACGGCGGCGGGCAGGGCCGGCTCCGGCTCTGGCGCCGGACCGGCGAGCTGGTCTGCGAGGTCGCCGACCACGGCTCCGGGATCAGCGAACGGCGGCTGCGCGACCGCGACCGACCGGCGCCGGAGACCGCCGGCGGTTGGGGCCTCTGGTTGGCCCGGGAGCTGAGCGACACCATGGAGGTCGAGACCGGCGACGCCGGCACGGTGGTCCGGATCACCGCGGCGTTGACCACCCGCCAGCCCACCGCCGGCCCGCTCGACGGCTGA